The Comamonas testosteroni genome contains the following window.
CTTCGTGAGGCTTGAATACTCCTTAGGTGTGATTATACCTTCGGTTTATTAGAAGTAAATAATTTGCAGGCTTCGGATAACCAAGTGATTGATTAGTAATCCGGAATTTTTAACAGACAGTCAAATCTAATCTCATTGCTTACAAAGAACAATAATTACGAAAATCATGAGATTTAATCGAATTGATTTTATAACACTGACATGAGACAAAGTGCAAACGTTCGGACAACAGCATGCAATATGACTTTCCTGTGATCGTCCTGACAACAGTGATCTGCACGGTCGCTTTGTTTACCTCCATATATCTTCTGGATCGCATCAGTATAACCACTCGTAAGGTATGGCTCAGCGTGGCAGGAATTGCCACGGGATTCGGCATCTGGGCCACTTACTTCATTGCGATGCTCACTTATTCTCCAAGAATACAGAATAGCTATAACACCACCCTAGTTTTAGTCTCTCTATCCGCTGCCATCCTTCTGGCAATCCTGAGCTTTGCGGTCACCTCTGGTCTCCCGCAGAGATTGGGCCGTGAGAAAGGTGGACTGTTGGTAGGCTGCGGAATTGCTATCATGCACTATAGTGGCATGGCTGCATTCGAGGTCCCTGGTCGTATTCTGTGGAACCCATCAATGATGGTTATATCCATTGTGCTGGGAAGCCTATTCTCCACCTTCGCATTGCCGACAGAATTACGCAAGAAAACACACCGCACCATCACCTCTGGAGCTCTGCTGCTGACCCTGGTCATTTGCAATCACCACTTTGCTGCGATGGCGACTGCGGATCTGATTCAGGATCAATCCATCACGGTTTCAACCAACGCAACTCCCGTTTACTGGCTAGCGATCACGGTAACCATTGCCTGCCTTCTGATCTTTTTGCTGACCCTGATAGTTTTTACACTGAATGTCTGGAATCTTCATCTGGCCACTCGCGAAATGGAACATTTAAACAGCTTGGCCAATGCAGCATTCGAAGGCCTACTCGTATATGAGGACGGTGTGATAACTATGGCTAATACCAGCCTCGCTAAGTTGGCCGGTTGCAGCGCCGAAGAGCTTACTCACCGTGACCTCTCTTTAATTTTTCCTGACGCTATGGCGCGCAATTGGCTGGAAGAAAAGCCGTGCATTGCACTCAAGACTATGCTCCACCCGCTTAGCGGCGAAGATTCCATAGTGGTCGAGGCGACATCTCGTTCCGTCATTTATGCCCGGAAACTGCAAAAAATCGTTGCTATTCGCGACCTGCGAGATCACATAAAGGCCGAGCGGGACATTCACTATCTATTCAATCACGATACGTTGACGGGCCTAATCAACCGCAAAGCATTTAACCAAGAGCTGGAAAAGTTGCTGCAAGACCATGGGGCGAACGGGCGACTCTGTGGCAAGCATCTGGCCGTGCTGTGCTTAGACCTAGATCGATTCAAAGAAGTCAATGACCTTTTCGGTCATGCAGCCGGCGATGGTCTTTTGCAAACTGTGGCCCGCAGGGCGCAGCAAACGCTGCGCAGTGATCAATTGATGGCGCGCCTGGGAGGTGACGAGTTCGCGATCATTGCACCTGGGCTAAGCGATCCGCAACAGGCCGAGCGAATTGCGCAAAAGCTATTCAGTGTATTCGCCGATGCAAACCGCTCAGCCTCAACATCCTGCGCCACCATCTCCATCAACATCGGCATAGCTATCTTCCCTCAGCATGGACATAACAGTCCCTCTATAATGAGGTGCGCTGCTAAAGCACTCTGTCAAGCCAAAGCCGATGGCCGTGGGGTTTACCGCTTTTTCGATGTTACGCTGGACCAGCAAATGCGTGATCGCCAGCGCCTAGAGCATGATCTACGCTTAGCCATTGCGAATCAGGAGCTATCATTGGTCTACCAGCCACTGGTTCAGACCAAAAGCCGAGAAGTTGTAGGCTTTGAAACCCTGTTGCGCTGGAAACATCAAAAGCGCGGTTTAGTGCCTCCAAGTGTCTTCATTCCAATCGCAGAAGAATGCGGGCAGATCTTGCAGATTGGAGAATGGGTATTGCACCAGGCTTGCAAAGAGGCATCAAGTTGGAAACGCCACTTGAATATTGCGGTGAATGTGTCGGCCGTGCAGTTACACAGCCCACAGTTTGTGCAGATAACCCGTGAGATCCTGAAGCAAACCAAACTACCGCCGAGCCGCCTCGAGCTGGAAATCACGGAAACAGCACTGATCCGAGATCCAGATATTGCATTATCTACCATACGTCAACTCAAGGAAATCGGCGTGCGCATCGCCATGGACGACTTCGGCACGGGATACTCCTCTCTATCTCACCTACTGACCTTTC
Protein-coding sequences here:
- a CDS encoding EAL domain-containing protein; the protein is MQYDFPVIVLTTVICTVALFTSIYLLDRISITTRKVWLSVAGIATGFGIWATYFIAMLTYSPRIQNSYNTTLVLVSLSAAILLAILSFAVTSGLPQRLGREKGGLLVGCGIAIMHYSGMAAFEVPGRILWNPSMMVISIVLGSLFSTFALPTELRKKTHRTITSGALLLTLVICNHHFAAMATADLIQDQSITVSTNATPVYWLAITVTIACLLIFLLTLIVFTLNVWNLHLATREMEHLNSLANAAFEGLLVYEDGVITMANTSLAKLAGCSAEELTHRDLSLIFPDAMARNWLEEKPCIALKTMLHPLSGEDSIVVEATSRSVIYARKLQKIVAIRDLRDHIKAERDIHYLFNHDTLTGLINRKAFNQELEKLLQDHGANGRLCGKHLAVLCLDLDRFKEVNDLFGHAAGDGLLQTVARRAQQTLRSDQLMARLGGDEFAIIAPGLSDPQQAERIAQKLFSVFADANRSASTSCATISINIGIAIFPQHGHNSPSIMRCAAKALCQAKADGRGVYRFFDVTLDQQMRDRQRLEHDLRLAIANQELSLVYQPLVQTKSREVVGFETLLRWKHQKRGLVPPSVFIPIAEECGQILQIGEWVLHQACKEASSWKRHLNIAVNVSAVQLHSPQFVQITREILKQTKLPPSRLELEITETALIRDPDIALSTIRQLKEIGVRIAMDDFGTGYSSLSHLLTFPFDKIKIDGSFIKSVHVNPRAATIVRAVLELGRGLELPVLAEGVETEEELAFLSAESCEEVQGYLFGKPESIERYLQLTTRALQVPRYTGPIAPKGPVREDTCHHTKLLKQDADLEHQIIRV